The following are encoded together in the Zingiber officinale cultivar Zhangliang chromosome 8A, Zo_v1.1, whole genome shotgun sequence genome:
- the LOC122012200 gene encoding auxin-induced protein 22D-like gives MEAVAASYVKDTELRLGLPGSEAPEKPAMRGGKRALPEDDEAAFCKSSPEDASGLRSVGAAPVAKAQVVGWPPIRTYRKNNFQARKAETGADASGLFVKVSMDGAPYLRKIDLKLYQGYKELKEALDSMFKCFSQGESSRKEGCNGSEYAITYEDKDGDLMLVGDVPWEMFTSSCKRLRIMKASEARGLESKQ, from the exons ATGGAAGCTGTGGCAGCCAGCTACGTCAAGGACACCGAGCTGCGGCTCGGTTTGCCGGGATCCGAGGCGCCGGAGAAGCCGGCGATGAGGGGCGGAAAACGAGCTCTGCCGGAAGATGATGAGGCTGCCTTCTGCAAGTCTTCACCGGAGGATGCCTCCGGTCTCCGGAGTGTCGGTGCGGCCCCGGTGGCTAA GGCGCAAGTGGTTGGGTGGCCGCCTATCCGGACGTACAGGAAGAACAACTTCCAGGCGAGGAAGGCTGAGACGGGGGCGGATGCCTCCGGGTTGTTTGTGAAGGTGAGCATGGATGGGGCTCCTTACTTGAGAAAGATTGATCTCAAGCTTTACCAGGGGTACAAGGAGCTCAAGGAGGCATTGGACAGCATGTTCAAATGCTTTTCACAAG GGGAATCTTCACGAAAAGAAGGCTGCAATGGATCTGAATATGCCATCACCTATGAAGACAAAGATGGCGACTTGATGTTGGTTGGAGATGTTCCCTGGGA AATGTTTACTTCTTCTTGCAAACGACTGAGGATCATGAAAGCATCTGAAGCAAGAGGTTTAGAATCAAAACAATAA
- the LOC122012202 gene encoding bZIP transcription factor RISBZ2-like: MERAFSLEAIIESFWVSSPIPTPSGIPLQGGGGGAAGEGGVINMNNASEWCVDKFLEVVDGCNADPAAASPHDRNLSVSRNYDTNLAPNSGAPSAYVVANVCGSRGDLGRVGYHELGEMKAPLTPQPSNPAELIDPEEHQALLKKKLDIVCAAVAMSWGSSVNTQEYASVADSRSPISDVTRPGSQVHTNVTQGKQATSNSSGEQLDEVDELEGEAETNNIGPSDKRMRRMLSNRESARRSRRRKQAHMSELEAQVIQIVI, encoded by the exons ATGGAGAGGGCCTTCTCATTGGAAGCGATcattgaatccttctgggtttcCTCCCCCATACCCACGCCGTCGGGGATTCCTctgcaaggaggaggaggaggagcagctgGGGAAGGAGGCGTCATCAACATGAATAATGCCTCGGAGTGGTGTGTCGATAAGTTCCTCGAGGTCGTCGACGGGTGCAATGCTGATCCAGCAGCGGCTTCCCCCCACGACCGTAACCTTAGCGTCAGTCGCAATTATGACACTAATCTTGCCCCCAACTCCGGCGCTCCCTCCGCCTACGTGGTGGCGAACGTTTGCGGTAGTAGGGGAGACTTGGGACGAGTTGGGTACCATGAGTTGGGGGAAATGAAGGCACCTCTCACGCCACAGCCCTCAAATCCTGCGGAATTGATTGACCCGGAGGAGCACCAGGCGCTTCTCAAGAAAAAGCTGGACATTGTTTGTGCTGCCGTTGCCATGTCTTGG GGTTCAAGTGTGAATACGCAGGAGTATGCTTCTGTTGCTGACAGTAGGTCCCCTATTTCAGATGTTACACGGCCTGGTTCTCAAGTGCACACAAATG TTACCCAAGGGAAGCAGGCTACAAGCAATTCATCAGGGGAGCAGTTAGATGAGGTTGATGAACTTGAAGGAGAAGCAGAGACCAACAACATTGGCCCTTCAGATAAACGCATGAGGAG AATGCTTTCAAACAGAGAATCAGCAAGACGATCAAGGAGAAGAAAGCAAGCACATATGAGTGAGCTCGAAGCCCAGGTCATTCAGATTGTTATTTAA